DNA from Arthrobacter sp. StoSoilB19:
CTCCTGTTCGAGCCCTGGACGGTCAAGACAGGCTCCGGCGGCCCCTACAAGGTGTTCACTCCTTTCTGGCGGGCATGCCTTGCCGGCCAGGAGGTCCGGGACCCCCAGGAGCCTCCGGCCCGGATCCCGGGACCCCCTCAGGGCGGCCGTCTCCAGGCCGGCGACGAGCTCGACAGCTGGCGGCTGCTCCCCTCCTCCCCCGACTGGAGCGGCGGCCTCTCCGCCACCTGGACTCCCGGCGAGGAAGGCGCGCGCCACCGGCTGGCGGACTTCCTGGACGGCCCTGCCGAGGAATATGGAACCGGACGGAACCTGCCCGGCATCGAGGGAACCAGCCGTCTGTCACCCCACCTGCGTTTCGGCGAAGTCAGCCCGTTCCGGGTGTGGCGTGAGATCCGCCAACGTTTCCCGCATAAGGTGCCGGCCGACGTCGGAATTTTCCGCTCGGAGCTTGGCTGGCGGGAATTCTGCTGGCAGCTGCTGTACAACAACCCGGACCTGGCCACCCGCAACTACCGGCCCGAATTCGACCGGTTCGCCTGGCAGCAGCCGGGCAGGAGTGAGCTCGCGGCCTGGCAGCAGGGACGCACGGGCTACCCCCTGGTGGACGCCGGGATGCGGCAGCTCTGGCAGACCGGCTGGATGCACAACCGGGTGCGGATGGCCGCGGCCTCGTTCCTGGTGAAGAATCTGCTGGCCGACTGGCGGATTGGAGAGCAATGGTTCTGGGACACGCTGGTGGACGCCGACGCCGCCAGCAATCCGGCCAACTGGCAGTGGGTGGCCGGTTCCGGCGCGGACGCGTCGCCGTACTACCGGATCTTCAATCCCGTCACCCAAAGCAGGAAATTCGACGCCGGCGGCCGGTACCTGCGCGAGTTCGTTCCGGAGCTCGCTGACCTGGACAACAAGTCCATCCACGAGCCCTGGAAGACCGGGGTCCCGGACTACCCGGAACCCCTTGTGGAGCTTCCTCAGTCCCGGGAACGGGCGCTGGCTGCCTACCAGCAGCTCAAGGACGGCTGAGCCGCCCCGGCTGTGGGGTGCCGGGTGGCCTTAGCGGCTGACCTTGCCCATGAGGGAGGCGATGGGCCGCAGGAAGACCGGGCGGGCCAGGAACCACGCGGCCGCCATGACGGCCACGGAGGCCAGGAACACCCAGAAGCCGAACCAGCCGTCGTCGTCCCGGACCCCGTACATGTGGTTCAGGTTCCGCAGTGCACCCGTGGTGAGCACCAGGAAGACGTGGACCACGATGAAGGCCACGAAGTAGATCATCACCGGGAAGTGGACGGCGCGGGCCCATTCGATCGGGTAGGCCTTGTTCAGGCCGGCAGCCTTCTTTGGCCAGGCGGAGGACATCCGCAGGCCCGTGATGAACGCCAGCGGAGCGGCGAGGAAGACCGTCACGAAGTAAGCCAGGAGCTGCAGCGCGTTGTAGTTGATCCAGCCGTCTTCCGTGGGCCAGTCCAGCGAGGCGTATTGCAGCGCGGCCGACAGGGCGTTGGGGATGACGTCCCAGCTGGTGGGGACGATGCGCATCCATTGCCCGGTGGCGAACAGCAGCACGGCAAAGACGAGCCCGTTCAGGATCCACAGGGCGTCCAGCGTCAGGTGGAACCACAGTTCAAGGCTGATCTTGGTGGGCGCGTTCCTGGTGCGGATCAGGCCCTTGTTGTTCCGGGTCCAGTGCCCGCTGGGCCGTGTGGTGGTCCGCACCTGCCATCCGGTGCGGATGATCAGGAGCAGGAAGAAGGCGTTGAGGAAGTGCTGCCAGGCGAGCCACGCGGGGAATCCCTCCGGGGCGCCGGCCGGCAGTGCCGACTGGCCCGGGTAGTCGGTGACAAAGGACGCGACGGCGGGCAGTCCCACGACCAGCCTGGCCGCCAGAACCACCAGGACCAGCGCCACGAGGACAGCAGGAACCGCCCAGTAGAGCCGGGACCGCTTACCCGTCGCGGCGCCGGGTTTCTTCGTGGGTGTGGCCATCGAACAACATACCTCTCAAGAATGACTGGGGCAGCCCGCAGATCGCGGGACCCTTCGAAAGAGAATACTAGGAACTGTGCGCATCCAAGGAAAAGAAAGACCCCGGCCGGCGTAACTGCCGGTCGGGGCCTTCATAAGTTGCGGGGACAGGATTTGAACCTGTGACCTCTGGGTTATGAGCCCAGCGAGCTACCGAACTGCTCCACCCCGCGTCGCTTGATCAACACTACCCTACTTTCACGGCCGGCCTGACCACACGTCCACCAGGCCCCCTTGGGGTTCGACGACGGTCCCGGCGGCCCCAGCGGAGAAAGCAAAAGACCCGGACATTGTTTCCAATGTCCGGGCCTTTCCTCAGTTGCGGGGACAGGATTTGAACCTGTGACCTCTGGGTTATGAGCCCAGCGAGCTACCGAACTGCTCCACCCCGCGTCGCAAGAACTACTTTACCGGGAGGTGAACCGCAGGCCAAATCGAAGCGGCGTGACGTCCGTTACGCCGGCCCGGCACCTTGCCCCCATGGGGCTCGGATGCCGGGCCGCCGCCGTCGTGCTGCTGTGCCCGTCCTGCTACCGGCCCGCTGACGGGGACGGCGTTGCCGAGGGTGAGCTGGAAGCAGCGGGGGCCGGGCTTGCCTCCGGAGCGGTGACCGGGATCTTGGCCTCGGCGTCCATCGCCTTCTTCAGCGCGGCCGCCACCTTCTTCTGCGCCTCGCCATAGGCAGCGAAGTCGCCTGCCGCCAGTGCCGACTGGCCGGACTGGATGGCCGCATTCGCCTCGTCCAGGGCCGCCTTCAACTGGGCCTTCGCGTCCGCTGCGGCCGGTGTCGCAGGCGCTGCCGGGCCGGCCGGCACCTGGCCGTTGTTGGCGGAGTCACCCGCTGCTGCACCGGAGTCACCACCGAATAGCTGCTTGAGGGCCGCGTCAAGCGTTGGCGCGAAGCCCACCTTGTCCCCGAAGGCCACCAGCACGCGTTGCAGGGTGGGGTAGGACGTCTCACCGGTGGACTTGAGGTAGACAGGCTGGACGTAAAGGATGCCGCCGCCGACGGGCAGGGTGAGCAGGTTGCCGTTCAGCACGTCCGACGCACCCTGCCGCAGCAGGTTCAGTGCCTGCGAAACAGTGGGATCGGAGTTGAACTTGTTCTGCGCCTGGCCCGGGCCGGGCACCTGCGTTTCCGGCGGGATCTGCAGCAGCCGGAGCTTGCCGTAGCCGTCCGCCTTCACACCGGCCTGGTTCCCGGCATCCGAGTCAGCGGCGAGGAACCCGTACAGGACGTTGCGGGCATTGCCGTTGACGATCTGCGGGATGAACGAGGACGTCAGCTGGAACGCAGGCTTCTGCTGGTCCGGCATCTGCAGCGACATGTAGAACGGCGGCTGCTTCACGTCCGTATCCACCGTGGGATCGGCAGGTACGCTCCATGCGTCGTTGTTCTTGTAGAAGCTGGTGGGATCCGTCACGTGGTACTGCCCCAGCAGCTCACGCTGGACCTTGAAGAGGTCCTCCGGGTAGCGGACGTGGCTCATCACCGCGCCGGACATCTCCGAGTACGGCTTCAGGGATGAGGGGAAGACCTTCTGCCAGGCCTTGAGGACCGGGTCCGTGTCGTCCCAGGCATAGAGGGTGACCGAGCCGTCGTAGGCATCCACAGTGGCCTTGACCGAGTTGCGGATGTAGTTCACCGTGCTGTTGGGCAGGGCCACGGCGCGGCCGGAGCTGGTCTGCGAATCAGTGGTGGCATCCGAGAGCTGCTTCTGCTGCGAGTACGGGTAGTACTGGCTGGTGGTGTAGCCGTCCACGATCCATTTGACCCGGCCGTCCACCACGGCCGGGTAAGCGCCGCCGTCAACGGTCAGGTAGGGTGCCACCTTCTGGACACGCTCGCGGGGGCTGCGGTCATACAGGATCTGCGACGCCGGGTTCACGCCGTCCGATAGCAGCAGGTCCGAGGACTGGAACTTGATGGCGTAAAGGATCTTGTTGAAGAAGGATCCAACATTGGGCCCGCCGTTCCCCTTGAACGTGTACTGGGTTTCGCCCTCCCCTTCCTTGCCGGAAGGGCGGTCCTGCTCGCGCGGGGTGGCGCCGTCGGGTGCGCCGACGATCGAGTATTCGGGCGAGGACTCGCCGAAGTAGATCCGCGGCTCGTAGGTTGTATCGTTGCCCAACACGCCGGTGGACGGAATGCCGGACTGGAGGAATTCAGGCTTGCCGTCAACCGTGAACTTGTTGCCCTTGGCCGCCACAACCCCATAGCCGTGGGTGTACACCACATGCTGGTTCAGCCAGCCCTGCTGGTTGGTTGCCACGTTCGTGGGATTCAGTTCCCGCACGGCGATCACGGTGTCCTGGATCTTGCCGTCCACCTCGTAGCGGTCCACATTGAGGGCCTTGGGGAACTGGTAGTACGGGCGGTACTGCTCCAGCTGAGCAAACGCGTCCGAAATCAGGTTCGGGTCCAGGAGGCGGATGTTGGCAGTGGTCTGGGCGTCCGGCGCCAACGCGCCGGTACTGGCCGTGTTGGTGGCGTCGTACCGGGTTTCCTGGATGCCGTCCAGGCCGTAGGCCTTGCGTGTGTTCTCGATGTTGCGCTGGATGTACTTGCTTTCCAGCGTCTGCTCGGACGGGCGGACCTGGAACTGCTGGATCACCCAGGGATAGACGCCCCCGGCCAGGATGGAGGTGATGATCAGCATGGCGGTACCGATCACCGGAAGGCGCCAGCGGCCAATCACGGCGGCCACGATGAACAGGATGGCCACCAGCACGGCAGCCACGGCGAGGATGGCCTTGGTGGGGATGACGGCGTTGACATCCGTGTAGAGGGCGCCGGCCCAGCGGCCGCCGTTGCTCTGGACGGAAGAGTAGCGGTCGAGCCAGAAGTTGACGCCGAGGAGCACCAGGAAGGCGGCGCCGGTCACGGCGATGTGGATCTGTGCCGCGCGGCTGGTGAACACGCCGCGCTCCATCAGCCGGATGCTGCCGTACAGGTAGTGCGTGAGGATGCCGGCGATGCCCGCAATCACCACCACGCTGATCAGGAACCCGGTCACAAAACCGAGGAACGGCAGGGTCATCAGGTAGAAGCTGATGTCCATGTTGAACTGCGGATCGGCCTCGCCGAAGCCAACCTGGTTGAAGAACAGCAGGACCTTCTGCCACTGGCTCGCCGCAGCGCTGCCCGCAAACAGGCCGAAGAGGACCGGCAGGCCCACCATGACGATGCGCCGGACCGGCTCCAGCTGCGCCTGGTACCGGTTGAGGTTGTCCCTGATTTCGGAGTCCGGCGCGTAGACCGGCCGGGCGTTGTAGGCAATGCGGATCGAAAAGAAGACAGCCGCGAACATGATGGCGAAGCCGGCCACGAAGGTGGCGATCTTGGCGAGGTTCTCGGTGACGAAGACTTCGATGAAGCCCAGTTGCCGGTACCAGAGGACGTCGGTCCAGACGTTGGCGAAGAAAATGAAGCCCACTACCACCAGGGCGACAATAATCAGGGTGGGCGTCAGCACGCCGCGTCGTGAAGGGGGCCTGCCGGTGGACATGGTGCTGGCGGGACGGGACAAACTGGGTACCTCATAGCTGGTCGTCGAAATATTCGAAGCGTGCGAGCGACGTACGGTACCGGTCAAACGGCTGGTTTCGTCCGTCAACTGTGCCACGAGTGGCGGTAAAGCTTAGTTCCTGTGAGTCTAGTTGCGCCCAGTCTATTTGCTGGAGCAGGCCGGGAGCGCGGATGTGTCCTGGCCGCTTCCGGCCAGTTCCACGGCATGCCGGGCTTCCGAGAGGTTTTCCACGCGGACCACCTGGAGGCCGTCGGGAACGTGGCCGGCCACTTCGTTGCAGTTGCCGGCGGGCGCCAGGAAAAGGGTGGCACCGGACGAACGCGCACCCCGCATCTTTTGCCCGATGCCGCCGATGGGTCCCACCTTGCCGTCAGGCGAGATGGTGCCGGTACCCGCGATATGTTTTCCGCCGGTGAGGTCCCCCGGCGTAACCGTATCGATGATGCCCAGCGAGAACATGAGCCCGGCACTGGGCCCGCCCACCTTGTCCAGGGAGATCTGGACCTGGAAGGGGAAGCTGAAGAGGTACTTCAACATGACACCGAGGATGAAACGGCCCTGGCCGTTGTCCTTGGGCGTGACCTGGACGGTGACGGGCTGGCCGGCGCGTTCCACCGTTACCGATACCGGGGCACCCTTGCCCGAGGCCAGCTCATCCTGGATCACACTGAGGGCGGTGATGTCCCTGCCGTTAATGGATTTGAGGATGTCCCCTTGCTGGATCCTGCCGGCGGACGCGGAATCCTTGGACAGGTCCGCGGCCTGGAGCTGTTGGCTGAAGGGAATCCCGAGTTCATTCAGGGCGGAGGCCACCGCGTTCTCCTGGGACGTGGCCATGGCCACCGCACTCTGTTCCTGGGCCTCTTCCTTCGTTGTGCCCGTGGGATAGATCAGCTCCACCGGGTACACGGCTTTGGAGTTGTCCAGCCATGCCGAGAATGCGTCGAGGATGCTGACCGGGCCATTGGGGCCGCCGTCAACGTACACGGTGGTCAGGTCGAGGCTCCCGGCAGCCGGATACGTTTCGCGGCCGCTGACGTTGATGACCGGATGTCCCTGGCTCTCCCCCAGCGTGTTGTAGGTGGGCCCGGGCGATTCAATGACATACGGCACCGGAAGCGTACCCACGGCAATTCCCAGCCCCAACGCCGCCAGCCCGGCAACCATCATGGTGGAAAGCCGCCTGCCCGTGCCGCCGCCGTCGGACGCGCCGGGGCCGCTGCGTTCAACTGCCTGGCCGCCACCGGCCCCGGAGCCTTCGGGCGGGCTGCCGGCACCAAACGGACCGGGCTTGGAGAAAGGGGGAAGATCGGGAACGTGGTCCTCTGAAGGGTGGCCGCCACGGGTTGTAGTCACCCCACCAACAGTACGCGGTGGTGGTGCGACGGGGCGCTTTGCCTAGAGCGAACGACGGCGGCGGGCGGCAGACAGCCGACCCCCACCGGGGTACCGTGAAGGTTGATCAACAGTCACACCATCGATCGGCGGGACCATGACCTCCAACCCACTCAATCCGTCCAACGGCGACGACACCCCCAAGGATCCGTTGACCGAAATGCTGCAGAACCTAATGGGCGGCAAGGGGATGGAAAACTTCGATCCCGCCGAGCTGGCCAAGGCGGCCGGCCTGCCGGACGACCCCAACCTGCTGGCCCAGATGTTCTCCCAGGTTCAGGCGATGATGAGCGCACCGTCCGAAGGGCCCGTCAACTGGACACTGGCCCACGACAATGCCCGGCGGGTTGCGGCCGGCAGCGCGGACCCGTCCGTCACAGCCCAGCAGTCCCGGGAGGTGGATGAAGCCCTCCGCCTCGCCGAGATGTGGCTGGACCCCGTCACCGACCTGCCCGCCACCGGTCTGATCGGCAAGGCATGGTCCCGCGCGGAATGGGTGGAGGCCACCCTGGGCACCTGGAAGCGGCTGACAGAACCCGTGGCCAACAGCATCGCCAATGCGCTCTCCTCCGCCATGACGGAGCAGATGCCCGAGGAAATGAAGTCCATGATGGGCGGCGCCTCCTCGATGCTGCAGAACATGGGCGGCGCCATCTTCGGTATGCAGCTGGGGCAGGCCATCGGCGCCCTGTCCAAGGACGTGGTGAGCTCCACCGACATCGGCGTCCCGCTGGCCGACCTTGAGATGGCACTCCTGCCGGCCAATGTCGCCGCGTTCGGCGAGGGCCTGTCCCTGCCCGGGAACGACATCCGGCTGTTCCTGGCCGTGCGGGAAGCCGCGCACGCCCGGCTGTTCGTACAGGTTCCCTGGCTGCGCGGACACCTGCTGGGCGCCATCGAGGCATACGCCCGCGGCATCCACATCGACACCTCACGCATCGAGGAACTCGCCCGCGACCTTGACCCCAGCAACCCGGAAGGCATCCAGGAGGCCTTGTCGCAGGGCGTGTTCATGCCACAGCGGACTCCCGCCCAGGAACAGGCACTGGAAAAGCTCGAGACCGCGCTGGCCCTTGTGGAGGGCTGGGTGGATGAACTGACCGCGGCCGCCACGGAGAAGGTCCTGCCGTCCGCCGGGGCACTGCGCGAAACAGTGCGGCGCCGGCGGGCAACGGGCGGTCCCGCCGAACACGCCTTCGCTTCACTGGTGGGACTCGAGCTGCGTCCGCGCAGGCTGCGGGACGCGGCCACCCTGTGGGCCACGTTGAAGGAGGAACGCGGGATCGAGGGCCGTGACGCCATCTGGCACCACCCCGACCTGCTGCCCACGGCCGAGGACCTGGATGATCCGAAGGGTTTCAGCTCCCGCCGCAAGCTTGCCGAGGCAAGCGACAGCGAGGTGGATGACGCGCTGCAGAAACTGCTGGACGGCGGTTTCGACGACACCTCCGGTGATCAGGGCGGCGCCGGGGACACCGGCAGCAAGGACGACGACGGCGGAACGGACCAGCCCAAGGGCTGAGACATTGCTGGCGGGCCAGGGCTTCCTGGCCCGCCAGACTTCTTTTCGCCGGATTTAATGCCCGCTATTGGACTACGTCAGCGTCAAGCGGGCCGACGTCAGGCTGGTCGGCATCTTTGTCCATTCCCCGCGACGTGGCGAAGGAAACACCCTCGAGGAAGGCCTTGGCCCGCTGGGTTTCGGGGTAGGCCTCCAGCAGCTGCCAGAAGGCAGCGTTGTGTGAGGCCACCAGAAGGTGGGCCAGCTCGTGGAGCAGCACGTAGTCGATGACCCACTGGGGCATGGGCCGCAGCTTGTCAGACAGGCGGATGGTCCCCTCGGCCGGCGTGGCCGAACCCCACCGGGAATTCTGGTTGCTGACCCAACGGACGGATGTGGGCACTGACCGGCCACCGAGGTATTGCGTGGACAGCGTGGCCGCATGGGCTGCGAGGGCCTCATCTGTGGCAGGACGCCGCCGCCCGGCTGCCGCCTGCCGCTGCCCCTGCGTGTGCAGTTTGGCCAGCATTTTGTGGACCCACTCGCGCTCCTGCGCCGCAGTGAAGCGGGCCGGAATGGCAACCACCGCCGTCCCGTCTTCCCAGAACGCCGCCACGGTTCGGGTGCGCCGGGCAGAGCGCCGCACCTCCACCGGAGAACCGTTCGAGGTGGTCAGCACTGACGCCTGCCGGGCACCGCCGCTGGCTCCGCGTTTCACAGGACCGAGCTTTCGACGAGGACCCGGAGGACGTCCTCCCCGTACTTTTCCAGCTTGGATGGGCCAACGCCGGCCAGGCCGGCAAGTTCCTCCAGCGACGCCGGCCTCGCCTCCGCGATGGCAGTGAGGGTGGCGTCGGTAAAGACGACGAAGGCCGGGACGTCCGCGGATTGGGCCACCTCGCGGCGCCAGTTGCGGAGCGCATCAAAGGTCTGCTCCTCGTAGCTGGGGGGACACGCGTTGCAGCGGCCAACCTTGCGTTCCGCTCCGGTGGCAAGCATGCTCCCGCAGACCCGGCACACGGCGGGGGCGGCAGCCTTGCGGCGCGGAAGCGCGCCCTTCCCCCGGGTGCTTGAGCTTGCCACCGAGTCCGGCCGCAGGCCGTCGAGGAACCGGGACGGCTTCCGGTTGGCCCGGCCGCCGGGGGTCCTCGCGGTGCTCCACGAGAGGGAAAGGTGTTCACGGGCGCGGGTGATGCCGACATAGAGGAGGCGGCGCTCCTCATCCACCGATTCCGGTGAATCGGCGAAGGAAATGGGCATCAGGCCTTCGCTGAGCCCCACCAGGAAGACGGCATCCCATTCCAGGCCCTTGGCCGCGTGGAGCGAGGCGAGCGTAACGCCCTGCACGGTGGGCGCGTGCTGGGCGAGGGAACGCTCCTGGAGTTCGTTGACGAAATCAGCCAGGCCAAACTGGGGGCCGCGGGACTGCACCAGTTCGTCGGCGAGCGCCACCAGTGCCGCGAGGGACTCCCAGCGTTCGCGCAGGGCACCCCCGCTGTGCGGTGCCGAGTCGGTGTAGCCGAGGGAGGAGACGATGTCCCGGACCAGTTGACCCAGGGGTTCCGGTGTGTCCGATTCGGAAACCGCCCGGGTGGCGGCACGCAGCTGGAGGATCGCGTCCCTTACCTCCTTGCGGGCGAAGAAGCGCTCGCCGCCACGCAGCTGGTAGCCGATGCCTGCCGCGGCCAGCGCCTGCTCGTAAGCCTCGGACTGGCCGTTGGTACGGAAAAGGATGGCCACCTCGCTGGCTGGAGTGCCGGCGTCGAGCAGTGCCTTGATCTTCTGCGCCACCGTGGCGGCTTCAGCTTCGTCGTCCGTGCACTCGGTGAACTGGGGCGCGGGCCCGGCGGGGCGCTGCGCCACGAGCTGGAGGGGCGATGCCCACGCGGCGTCGGCGGTGG
Protein-coding regions in this window:
- a CDS encoding M48 family metallopeptidase, which codes for MKRGASGGARQASVLTTSNGSPVEVRRSARRTRTVAAFWEDGTAVVAIPARFTAAQEREWVHKMLAKLHTQGQRQAAAGRRRPATDEALAAHAATLSTQYLGGRSVPTSVRWVSNQNSRWGSATPAEGTIRLSDKLRPMPQWVIDYVLLHELAHLLVASHNAAFWQLLEAYPETQRAKAFLEGVSFATSRGMDKDADQPDVGPLDADVVQ
- a CDS encoding cytochrome b/b6 domain-containing protein, coding for MATPTKKPGAATGKRSRLYWAVPAVLVALVLVVLAARLVVGLPAVASFVTDYPGQSALPAGAPEGFPAWLAWQHFLNAFFLLLIIRTGWQVRTTTRPSGHWTRNNKGLIRTRNAPTKISLELWFHLTLDALWILNGLVFAVLLFATGQWMRIVPTSWDVIPNALSAALQYASLDWPTEDGWINYNALQLLAYFVTVFLAAPLAFITGLRMSSAWPKKAAGLNKAYPIEWARAVHFPVMIYFVAFIVVHVFLVLTTGALRNLNHMYGVRDDDGWFGFWVFLASVAVMAAAWFLARPVFLRPIASLMGKVSR
- a CDS encoding zinc-dependent metalloprotease, coding for MTSNPLNPSNGDDTPKDPLTEMLQNLMGGKGMENFDPAELAKAAGLPDDPNLLAQMFSQVQAMMSAPSEGPVNWTLAHDNARRVAAGSADPSVTAQQSREVDEALRLAEMWLDPVTDLPATGLIGKAWSRAEWVEATLGTWKRLTEPVANSIANALSSAMTEQMPEEMKSMMGGASSMLQNMGGAIFGMQLGQAIGALSKDVVSSTDIGVPLADLEMALLPANVAAFGEGLSLPGNDIRLFLAVREAAHARLFVQVPWLRGHLLGAIEAYARGIHIDTSRIEELARDLDPSNPEGIQEALSQGVFMPQRTPAQEQALEKLETALALVEGWVDELTAAATEKVLPSAGALRETVRRRRATGGPAEHAFASLVGLELRPRRLRDAATLWATLKEERGIEGRDAIWHHPDLLPTAEDLDDPKGFSSRRKLAEASDSEVDDALQKLLDGGFDDTSGDQGGAGDTGSKDDDGGTDQPKG
- a CDS encoding ATP-dependent DNA helicase UvrD2 gives rise to the protein MTTENFDGAASLEDRILGGLDAEQREVASTLNGPLCVLAGAGTGKTRAITHRIAYGVHSGVYTPQRLLAVTFTARAAAEMRSRLRDLGAGNVQARTFHAAALRQLQFFWPQAVGGTLPNLLDHKAQMLAEAARRLRLSTDRASIRDLASEIEWAKVSMLTPANYLENAQGRGAPGGFDLTTVARVFQSYEDVKTDRNVIDFEDVLLITVGILQEDEKVAATVREQYRHFVVDEYQDVSPLQQRLLDLWLGGRDELCVVGDASQTIYSFTGASPRHLLDFKTRYPQANVVKLIRDYRSTPQVVKLANDLLAARRSGGPTADAAWASPLQLVAQRPAGPAPQFTECTDDEAEAATVAQKIKALLDAGTPASEVAILFRTNGQSEAYEQALAAAGIGYQLRGGERFFARKEVRDAILQLRAATRAVSESDTPEPLGQLVRDIVSSLGYTDSAPHSGGALRERWESLAALVALADELVQSRGPQFGLADFVNELQERSLAQHAPTVQGVTLASLHAAKGLEWDAVFLVGLSEGLMPISFADSPESVDEERRLLYVGITRAREHLSLSWSTARTPGGRANRKPSRFLDGLRPDSVASSSTRGKGALPRRKAAAPAVCRVCGSMLATGAERKVGRCNACPPSYEEQTFDALRNWRREVAQSADVPAFVVFTDATLTAIAEARPASLEELAGLAGVGPSKLEKYGEDVLRVLVESSVL
- a CDS encoding UPF0182 family protein; protein product: MSTGRPPSRRGVLTPTLIIVALVVVGFIFFANVWTDVLWYRQLGFIEVFVTENLAKIATFVAGFAIMFAAVFFSIRIAYNARPVYAPDSEIRDNLNRYQAQLEPVRRIVMVGLPVLFGLFAGSAAASQWQKVLLFFNQVGFGEADPQFNMDISFYLMTLPFLGFVTGFLISVVVIAGIAGILTHYLYGSIRLMERGVFTSRAAQIHIAVTGAAFLVLLGVNFWLDRYSSVQSNGGRWAGALYTDVNAVIPTKAILAVAAVLVAILFIVAAVIGRWRLPVIGTAMLIITSILAGGVYPWVIQQFQVRPSEQTLESKYIQRNIENTRKAYGLDGIQETRYDATNTASTGALAPDAQTTANIRLLDPNLISDAFAQLEQYRPYYQFPKALNVDRYEVDGKIQDTVIAVRELNPTNVATNQQGWLNQHVVYTHGYGVVAAKGNKFTVDGKPEFLQSGIPSTGVLGNDTTYEPRIYFGESSPEYSIVGAPDGATPREQDRPSGKEGEGETQYTFKGNGGPNVGSFFNKILYAIKFQSSDLLLSDGVNPASQILYDRSPRERVQKVAPYLTVDGGAYPAVVDGRVKWIVDGYTTSQYYPYSQQKQLSDATTDSQTSSGRAVALPNSTVNYIRNSVKATVDAYDGSVTLYAWDDTDPVLKAWQKVFPSSLKPYSEMSGAVMSHVRYPEDLFKVQRELLGQYHVTDPTSFYKNNDAWSVPADPTVDTDVKQPPFYMSLQMPDQQKPAFQLTSSFIPQIVNGNARNVLYGFLAADSDAGNQAGVKADGYGKLRLLQIPPETQVPGPGQAQNKFNSDPTVSQALNLLRQGASDVLNGNLLTLPVGGGILYVQPVYLKSTGETSYPTLQRVLVAFGDKVGFAPTLDAALKQLFGGDSGAAAGDSANNGQVPAGPAAPATPAAADAKAQLKAALDEANAAIQSGQSALAAGDFAAYGEAQKKVAAALKKAMDAEAKIPVTAPEASPAPAASSSPSATPSPSAGR
- a CDS encoding S16 family serine protease; translation: MMVAGLAALGLGIAVGTLPVPYVIESPGPTYNTLGESQGHPVINVSGRETYPAAGSLDLTTVYVDGGPNGPVSILDAFSAWLDNSKAVYPVELIYPTGTTKEEAQEQSAVAMATSQENAVASALNELGIPFSQQLQAADLSKDSASAGRIQQGDILKSINGRDITALSVIQDELASGKGAPVSVTVERAGQPVTVQVTPKDNGQGRFILGVMLKYLFSFPFQVQISLDKVGGPSAGLMFSLGIIDTVTPGDLTGGKHIAGTGTISPDGKVGPIGGIGQKMRGARSSGATLFLAPAGNCNEVAGHVPDGLQVVRVENLSEARHAVELAGSGQDTSALPACSSK
- a CDS encoding deoxyribodipyrimidine photo-lyase; translated protein: MTSSEETALVWLRDDLRLDDNPALNSAAALGLPVTVVYVLDEESAGIRPLGGATRWWLHHSLARLASSLEARGSRLLLRRGPAGRVIKEVAVHAGATHLFWNRRYGQPERSIDAAVKEWAGENGLEASSFQANLLFEPWTVKTGSGGPYKVFTPFWRACLAGQEVRDPQEPPARIPGPPQGGRLQAGDELDSWRLLPSSPDWSGGLSATWTPGEEGARHRLADFLDGPAEEYGTGRNLPGIEGTSRLSPHLRFGEVSPFRVWREIRQRFPHKVPADVGIFRSELGWREFCWQLLYNNPDLATRNYRPEFDRFAWQQPGRSELAAWQQGRTGYPLVDAGMRQLWQTGWMHNRVRMAAASFLVKNLLADWRIGEQWFWDTLVDADAASNPANWQWVAGSGADASPYYRIFNPVTQSRKFDAGGRYLREFVPELADLDNKSIHEPWKTGVPDYPEPLVELPQSRERALAAYQQLKDG